The Pseudomonas eucalypticola genome has a window encoding:
- a CDS encoding YhdP family protein, producing MASVSRFLGALTRWGLGLCALVLVLVALYVSLGRQLVPLVDQYRDDVQDKATQALGLPVSIGSLEGRWSGMAPVLLAHDVMVGEGDSALRLDQVRVVPALWASLRSRQVRLAHLLVSGLQLTAEEDQDGKWSLKGVPAQNDEPMDPGQVLTRLQQVAKVSLLDSQLTLEPYDRAPLTLTYVGASLTTGYSRQRLDLRLTLPDGQPVALNLRTRIDAAHWQDAGVQAYLSLPQSDWSRWLPPQWLQKWKADQLKAGGEFWLDWDKGALQSAAVRLNAPTLQGAYADRKATRIDNLALDAWFQRNSGGYELTVNSLALSLGKARWESRLQLREADATDTAPQSYHLQADRLDLTPITPVLDSLVPIPDKVAAVIDQLKVTGGLRNVLLDYRPQSTGDDRLSFAANLDNVGFQATHGAPAAGSVSGAVSGDLGHGELRLATDKFMLHLDPIFANPWYYHQANARLVWTLNHDGFTLVAPYLKVKGDEGDIAGDFLIRLPFSPDVEPYMDLRVGLTHGDGRYTAKYLPQVLSPAVDHWLRTAILEGAVDQGYFQYQGSLSHAAPDHARSITLYFKVHDARLAFQPGWPEVSKVAGDVFIQDGDVRIQASKGQLLGTQVSDVQVTVPHVPADQHSHLYVKGGFDGTLGDGIKILQDAPIGTGPIFAGWQGTGPLTGNLNLDIPLVKGEEPKVVVDFKTEGADLKIKEPALDLSQLKGDFRFDYDKGLSGQGITAQAFDKPVSAQIFAEGKPGSPLTRITAKGSIALQRLTDWLQVTAKLPASGELPYQLQVALGGSNSQLSIKSDLKGLAIDLPAPFGKAATDSRDTQFQMNLQGPDRRIDVSYADLATLGYLAPGGKLADGRGELLLGKGTPQLPADKGLRVRGSLDSLDVTPWKAQVDRYAGDDPGGSARQALNSVDLKIGKITGFGFDLDQARVLLNRSASAWNLSVDSQQLNGTASLPDAKGVPILVDMQSVRLPAPDPKAVTDENAPDPLASVDPRKIPAVDVKILKLYQGNDLMGAWALKIRPNGKGIALKDLDLGLKGISLVGQGSWEGAPGASASWLKGNLKGKNLADVLKAWGYAPSTTSQNFELNVDGSWPGSPAWAALKRFSGSLDATLNRGQFVEVEGGAQALRVFGLLNFNSIGRRLRLDFSDLVDKGLSYDRVKGLLVASNGVFVTREPITMTGPSTNLELNGTLDMNQDRVDAKLLVTLPVTTNLPIAALLVGAPAVGGALFLVDKLLGDRVARFASVQYKVEGPWKEPKITFDKPFQKAN from the coding sequence ATGGCGTCCGTGAGCCGTTTTCTCGGCGCACTGACCCGCTGGGGCCTGGGGCTGTGCGCCTTGGTGCTGGTGCTGGTGGCGCTGTACGTCAGCCTGGGGCGCCAGCTGGTGCCGTTGGTGGACCAATACCGTGATGACGTCCAGGACAAGGCCACCCAGGCCTTGGGCCTGCCCGTGAGCATCGGCAGCCTGGAAGGGCGCTGGAGCGGCATGGCGCCGGTGCTGTTGGCCCATGACGTGATGGTGGGCGAGGGCGACAGCGCCTTGCGCCTGGACCAGGTACGCGTGGTTCCGGCCTTGTGGGCCAGCCTGCGCAGCCGGCAGGTACGCTTGGCCCACCTGCTGGTCAGCGGCCTGCAACTGACTGCCGAGGAGGACCAGGATGGCAAGTGGTCCCTCAAGGGTGTGCCAGCCCAGAACGACGAGCCCATGGACCCGGGGCAGGTCCTCACCCGCTTGCAGCAAGTGGCCAAGGTGTCATTGCTCGACAGCCAGCTGACGCTGGAGCCCTACGACCGCGCCCCCCTGACCCTCACGTATGTCGGCGCCAGCCTGACCACCGGGTACAGCCGGCAGCGGCTCGACCTGCGCCTGACCCTGCCCGATGGCCAGCCGGTGGCCCTGAACCTGCGTACCCGCATTGACGCCGCCCATTGGCAGGACGCCGGGGTGCAGGCCTACCTGAGCCTGCCCCAGAGCGACTGGTCGCGCTGGCTGCCCCCGCAATGGCTGCAAAAATGGAAGGCCGACCAGCTCAAGGCTGGCGGCGAATTCTGGCTCGACTGGGACAAGGGGGCGCTGCAAAGCGCCGCTGTGCGCCTGAATGCGCCGACTCTTCAGGGTGCCTACGCCGACCGCAAGGCCACGCGCATCGATAACCTGGCCCTTGATGCCTGGTTCCAGCGCAACAGCGGCGGCTACGAGCTGACCGTCAACTCCCTGGCCTTGAGCCTGGGCAAGGCTCGCTGGGAGTCGCGCCTGCAACTGCGCGAAGCCGACGCCACCGACACTGCCCCGCAAAGCTACCACCTGCAGGCCGACCGCCTGGACCTGACGCCGATCACGCCGGTGCTGGACAGTCTGGTGCCCATTCCCGACAAGGTCGCCGCCGTTATCGACCAGCTGAAGGTGACCGGTGGGCTGCGCAACGTATTGCTCGACTATCGCCCGCAATCAACGGGGGATGACCGCCTGAGCTTTGCCGCGAACCTGGACAACGTCGGCTTCCAGGCCACCCATGGCGCGCCGGCCGCCGGCAGCGTCAGCGGTGCCGTCAGCGGCGACCTGGGCCATGGCGAACTACGCCTGGCCACCGATAAATTCATGCTGCACCTGGACCCCATTTTCGCCAACCCCTGGTACTACCACCAGGCCAACGCCCGCCTGGTCTGGACCCTCAACCACGACGGCTTCACCTTGGTGGCGCCGTACTTGAAGGTCAAGGGCGACGAGGGTGATATCGCCGGCGACTTCCTGATCCGCCTGCCGTTCTCCCCGGACGTGGAACCCTACATGGACCTGCGCGTCGGCCTTACCCACGGCGACGGTCGCTACACGGCCAAGTACTTGCCCCAGGTGCTGAGCCCGGCGGTAGACCACTGGCTGCGCACCGCCATCCTGGAAGGGGCCGTGGACCAGGGTTACTTCCAGTACCAGGGCTCGCTCAGCCATGCGGCGCCGGACCACGCCCGCAGCATCACCCTGTATTTCAAGGTGCACGATGCCCGCCTGGCGTTCCAGCCCGGTTGGCCGGAAGTGTCGAAGGTAGCGGGGGATGTGTTCATCCAGGACGGCGACGTGCGCATCCAGGCCAGCAAGGGCCAATTGCTGGGCACCCAGGTCAGCGATGTGCAGGTGACCGTGCCCCATGTACCGGCCGACCAGCATTCGCATTTGTACGTGAAGGGGGGCTTCGACGGCACCCTGGGCGACGGTATCAAAATTCTCCAGGACGCACCCATCGGCACCGGGCCTATTTTCGCTGGTTGGCAGGGCACCGGCCCGCTCACTGGCAACCTCAACCTGGATATCCCCTTGGTCAAGGGCGAAGAACCGAAGGTCGTGGTGGACTTCAAGACCGAAGGTGCGGACCTCAAGATCAAGGAGCCGGCCCTGGACCTGAGCCAGCTCAAGGGTGATTTTCGCTTCGACTACGACAAGGGCCTCAGCGGCCAGGGCATCACTGCCCAGGCGTTCGACAAGCCAGTGAGCGCGCAGATCTTCGCCGAAGGCAAGCCAGGCAGCCCGCTGACCCGCATCACGGCCAAGGGCAGCATCGCCCTGCAACGCCTGACCGATTGGCTGCAGGTGACGGCCAAACTGCCGGCCTCGGGCGAATTGCCCTACCAGTTGCAGGTCGCCCTGGGCGGCAGCAATAGCCAGTTGAGCATCAAGAGTGACCTCAAGGGCCTGGCCATCGATCTGCCTGCGCCTTTCGGCAAGGCCGCCACGGACAGCCGGGATACCCAATTCCAGATGAACCTGCAAGGGCCCGACCGTCGTATCGACGTCAGTTACGCTGATCTCGCCACGTTGGGCTACCTGGCGCCGGGCGGCAAGCTGGCCGATGGCCGCGGTGAATTGCTGTTGGGCAAGGGCACGCCACAACTGCCTGCCGACAAGGGGCTGCGCGTGCGCGGCAGCCTGGACAGCCTGGATGTCACGCCGTGGAAGGCCCAGGTAGACCGCTACGCCGGTGACGATCCGGGCGGCAGCGCGCGGCAGGCGCTCAACAGCGTCGACCTGAAGATCGGCAAGATCACCGGTTTTGGCTTCGACCTCGACCAGGCCCGCGTGCTGCTCAACCGCAGTGCCAGTGCCTGGAACCTGTCGGTGGACAGCCAGCAGCTCAACGGGACCGCCAGCCTGCCCGACGCCAAGGGCGTGCCGATCCTGGTGGACATGCAGTCCGTGCGCCTGCCCGCTCCCGACCCCAAGGCCGTGACCGACGAAAACGCCCCGGACCCGCTGGCTTCCGTCGACCCACGCAAAATTCCCGCCGTGGACGTGAAGATCCTCAAGCTGTACCAGGGCAATGACCTGATGGGCGCCTGGGCGCTGAAAATTCGCCCCAACGGCAAGGGCATCGCCCTCAAGGACCTGGACCTGGGTCTCAAGGGCATCAGCCTGGTGGGCCAGGGCAGTTGGGAGGGTGCCCCGGGGGCATCGGCCAGTTGGCTGAAGGGTAACCTCAAGGGCAAGAACCTGGCTGACGTGCTCAAGGCCTGGGGCTACGCGCCCAGCACCACCAGCCAGAACTTCGAACTGAATGTCGATGGCAGCTGGCCGGGCTCGCCCGCGTGGGCCGCGCTCAAGCGTTTCTCCGGCAGCCTGGACGCTACCCTCAACCGTGGCCAGTTCGTCGAAGTGGAGGGCGGGGCCCAGGCGCTGCGGGTATTTGGCCTGCTCAACTTCAACTCCATCGGGCGACGCCTGCGCCTGGACTTTTCCGACCTGGTGGACAAAGGGTTGAGCTACGACCGGGTCAAGGGCCTGCTGGTGGCCAGCAATGGGGTGTTCGTCACCCGCGAGCCGATCACCATGACCGGGCCATCCACCAACCTTGAGCTCAACGGCACCCTGGACATGAACCAGGACCGCGTCGATGCCAAGCTGCTGGTCACCTTGCCGGTGACCACCAACCTGCCGATCGCCGCCTTGCTGGTGGGCGCCCCGGCGGTTGGCGGCGCGCTGTTTCTGGTCGACAAGCTGCTGGGCGATCGCGTGGCGCGCTTCGCCAGTGTGCAATACAAGGTCGAAGGACCGTGGAAAGAGCCTAAGATTACGTTCGACAAGCCTTTCCAGAAAGCAAACTGA
- the rng gene encoding ribonuclease G, with product MSEEILINITPMESRVAVVENGVLQEVHVERTQRRGIVGNIYKGKVVRVLPGMQAAFVDIGLERAAFIHASEISLREGSAVETISALVHEGQSLVVQVTKDPIGSKGARLTTQLSIPSRYLVYMPRTSHVGISLKIEEEAERERLKKVVSDCVAQEGIKEAGGFILRTAAEGAGADEIMMDIRYLRRLWDQIGLQIKTVGAPTEIYEDLGLALRTLRDLVSPKIEKIRIDSRETFQKTTQFVAELMPEIADRLEHYPGERPIFDLYGVEDEIQRALDRKVPLKSGGYLVVDPAEAMTTIDVNTGAFVGHRNLEETIFKTNLEAATAIARQLRLRNIGGIIIIDFIDMEDEEHQRQVLRTLEKQLERDHAKTNIIGITELGLVQMTRKRTRESLEQVLCEPCVSCQGRGKLKTPETICYEIFREILREARAYQAEGYRVLANQRVVDRLLDEESGNVAELEAFIGRTIRFQVESMYSQEQYDVVLL from the coding sequence ATGAGTGAAGAGATCCTGATCAACATCACGCCGATGGAATCACGCGTGGCAGTGGTGGAAAACGGTGTGCTGCAGGAAGTGCATGTGGAGCGCACCCAGCGCCGCGGCATCGTCGGCAATATCTACAAGGGCAAGGTGGTACGGGTGCTGCCGGGCATGCAGGCAGCCTTCGTCGACATTGGCCTCGAGCGGGCGGCGTTCATCCATGCCTCGGAAATTTCCCTGCGCGAAGGTTCTGCGGTGGAGACCATCAGCGCCCTGGTGCACGAAGGCCAGAGCCTGGTGGTGCAGGTCACCAAGGACCCCATCGGCTCCAAGGGCGCGCGCCTGACCACGCAGTTGTCGATCCCGTCGCGGTACCTGGTGTACATGCCGCGCACCAGTCATGTCGGCATTTCCTTGAAGATCGAGGAAGAAGCCGAACGCGAACGCTTGAAGAAGGTGGTCAGCGACTGCGTGGCCCAGGAAGGCATCAAGGAAGCCGGTGGGTTCATCCTGCGCACCGCCGCCGAGGGGGCCGGTGCCGATGAAATCATGATGGACATCCGCTACCTGCGCCGGTTGTGGGACCAGATCGGGCTACAGATCAAGACCGTGGGCGCGCCAACGGAAATCTATGAAGACCTGGGCCTGGCCTTGCGCACGTTGCGCGACCTGGTCAGCCCCAAGATCGAGAAGATCCGCATCGACTCGCGGGAAACCTTCCAGAAAACCACGCAGTTCGTTGCCGAACTGATGCCCGAGATCGCCGATCGCCTGGAGCATTACCCAGGCGAGCGGCCGATCTTCGACCTGTATGGCGTGGAAGACGAGATTCAACGCGCCCTTGACCGCAAGGTGCCGCTCAAGTCCGGCGGTTACCTGGTGGTGGACCCTGCCGAGGCCATGACGACCATCGACGTCAACACCGGCGCCTTCGTCGGCCATCGCAACCTGGAAGAAACCATCTTCAAGACCAACCTGGAAGCGGCCACCGCCATCGCCCGGCAACTGCGGCTGCGCAATATCGGCGGCATCATCATCATCGACTTCATCGACATGGAAGACGAAGAGCACCAGCGCCAGGTGCTGCGCACTCTGGAAAAGCAACTGGAGCGCGACCACGCCAAGACCAACATCATCGGCATTACCGAACTGGGCCTGGTGCAGATGACTCGCAAGCGCACCCGCGAGAGCCTGGAACAGGTGCTGTGCGAGCCCTGCGTGAGCTGCCAGGGCCGCGGCAAGCTGAAGACCCCGGAGACGATCTGTTACGAGATTTTCCGTGAAATTCTTCGCGAGGCCCGCGCTTACCAGGCCGAAGGCTATAGAGTGTTGGCGAACCAGCGGGTGGTCGACCGCCTGCTGGATGAAGAATCGGGCAATGTGGCCGAACTGGAGGCTTTTATCGGGCGAACCATTCGCTTTCAGGTAGAGTCCATGTACTCCCAGGAACAATACGACGTGGTGCTGCTCTGA
- a CDS encoding Maf family protein has translation MNPLYLASGSPRRRELLTQIGVAFTPLSASIDETPLPGEPAPAYVERLARDKAMAGLALLRASAGQPGGVVLGADTAVVLDGRILGKPVDEADALAMLAALSGREHEVLTAIAVVDEQRCEVRNVASRVRFRPISAEQAHAYWASGEPRDKAGAYAIQGLAAIFVESLAGSYSAVVGLPLCETADLLGHFGIPCWQHLPAR, from the coding sequence ATGAATCCGCTTTACCTGGCCTCCGGCTCTCCCCGACGGCGCGAACTGCTCACCCAGATCGGCGTGGCGTTCACCCCCCTCAGTGCCTCCATCGACGAAACCCCGCTGCCGGGCGAGCCCGCGCCGGCCTATGTCGAGCGTCTCGCGCGCGACAAGGCCATGGCTGGGCTTGCCTTGCTGCGCGCCAGCGCCGGGCAGCCTGGCGGCGTGGTATTGGGGGCCGACACAGCCGTGGTGCTCGACGGTCGCATTCTTGGCAAACCGGTCGATGAGGCCGATGCCCTGGCCATGCTGGCGGCACTTTCTGGCCGCGAACATGAGGTGCTCACGGCCATCGCCGTGGTCGACGAGCAACGCTGCGAGGTGCGCAACGTCGCCAGCCGCGTGCGCTTTCGCCCCATCAGTGCCGAACAGGCCCACGCCTACTGGGCCAGTGGCGAGCCGCGGGACAAGGCAGGCGCCTACGCCATCCAGGGCCTGGCGGCAATATTCGTCGAAAGCCTGGCAGGCAGTTATTCTGCGGTAGTGGGCTTGCCCCTGTGCGAAACCGCAGACCTGTTGGGGCATTTCGGCATACCCTGTTGGCAGCATCTGCCGGCGCGCTGA
- the mreD gene encoding rod shape-determining protein MreD, whose protein sequence is MVNSTRPRNGWFVWFTFVLGLLLSVSPLPQFMEILRPLWLALLVTFWTMALPHKIGMTTAFVLGLAEDVLYGTYLGQNAMILTLISFLILSLLQRMRTFHVWQQSLVILVVFGLGQLAQLWLSALTGNRQPTLALLLPALMSALLWPWVSFALRGLRRRLGIN, encoded by the coding sequence ATGGTCAACAGCACACGGCCGCGCAACGGCTGGTTCGTCTGGTTCACCTTCGTCCTTGGTCTGTTGCTGAGTGTTTCGCCGTTGCCGCAGTTCATGGAAATCCTGCGGCCGCTGTGGCTGGCGCTGCTGGTGACCTTCTGGACCATGGCCCTGCCGCACAAGATAGGCATGACCACCGCGTTCGTGCTGGGCCTGGCCGAGGATGTGCTGTACGGCACTTACCTGGGCCAGAACGCGATGATCCTGACCTTGATCAGTTTCCTGATCCTGTCCCTGCTGCAGCGCATGCGCACCTTCCATGTGTGGCAGCAGAGCCTGGTGATTCTGGTGGTGTTCGGCCTGGGGCAGTTGGCCCAGCTGTGGCTGAGCGCCCTGACCGGCAACCGCCAGCCGACCCTGGCGTTGCTGCTCCCGGCCCTGATGAGCGCGCTACTGTGGCCATGGGTCAGCTTTGCCCTGCGAGGCCTGCGCCGCCGCCTGGGTATCAACTGA
- the mreC gene encoding rod shape-determining protein MreC, producing MGVRLLVLVVLSISLMVVDARFTLLQPVRSQMSLVLMQSYWITDLPQRLYQGVASQFGSRTELVAENEKLKTEALLLQGRLQKLAALTEQNVRLRELLNSSALVNEKVEVAELIGMDPNPFTQRILINKGERDGVFLGQPVLDARGLMGQVVELMPYTSRVLLLTDSTHSIPVQVNRNGLRAIASGTGNPERLELRHVADTADIKEGDLLVSSGLGQRFPAGYPVATVKEVIHDSGQPFAIVRAVPTAALNRSRYLLLVFSDSRSPEQRATEAAQAQEAADHQGQAAGAPAQAVPGTAAAPATTPPAAAAAPVSGHPAPAATGHAPATPAAAAPAAAPAKPAHGTSRERH from the coding sequence CTGGGCGTGCGCCTGCTGGTACTGGTCGTGCTGTCGATCTCCCTGATGGTGGTCGATGCGCGGTTCACGTTGCTGCAGCCAGTGCGTAGCCAGATGTCGCTGGTACTCATGCAATCGTACTGGATCACCGACTTGCCTCAGCGCCTGTATCAGGGCGTGGCCAGCCAGTTCGGCAGCCGCACCGAGCTGGTCGCCGAGAACGAGAAACTCAAGACCGAAGCCTTGCTGCTGCAAGGTCGCCTGCAGAAACTGGCGGCCCTGACCGAGCAGAACGTACGCCTGCGCGAGTTGCTCAACTCCTCGGCGTTGGTGAACGAGAAGGTGGAGGTCGCCGAGCTGATCGGCATGGACCCTAATCCGTTCACCCAGCGCATCCTGATCAACAAGGGTGAGCGCGATGGCGTGTTCCTGGGCCAGCCGGTGCTCGACGCCCGCGGGCTGATGGGCCAGGTGGTGGAGTTGATGCCTTACACCTCGCGGGTGCTGCTGCTGACCGACTCCACCCACAGCATTCCGGTGCAGGTGAACCGCAACGGCCTGCGCGCCATCGCCAGCGGCACCGGTAACCCGGAACGCCTGGAGCTGCGCCATGTCGCCGATACCGCCGACATCAAGGAAGGCGACCTGCTGGTCAGCTCTGGCCTGGGTCAGCGTTTCCCCGCGGGTTACCCGGTGGCCACGGTGAAGGAGGTCATCCATGACTCCGGGCAGCCATTCGCCATCGTCCGCGCCGTGCCCACGGCTGCCCTGAACCGCAGCCGCTACCTGTTGCTGGTGTTCTCCGACAGCCGCTCGCCCGAGCAGCGTGCCACCGAAGCGGCGCAGGCCCAGGAGGCCGCTGATCACCAGGGGCAGGCTGCTGGCGCGCCGGCCCAGGCCGTACCCGGTACCGCCGCTGCCCCGGCCACTACCCCGCCTGCTGCGGCCGCCGCCCCGGTCAGCGGCCATCCGGCACCCGCCGCCACGGGGCACGCACCCGCCACCCCGGCCGCGGCGGCGCCAGCTGCGGCACCGGCCAAGCCTGCCCATGGCACATCGCGGGAGAGACACTGA
- the mreB gene encoding rod shape-determining protein MreB, which yields MFKKLRGMFSSDLSIDLGTANTLIYVRERGIVLNEPSVVAIRTHGNQKSVVAVGTEAKRMLGRTPGNIAAIRPMKDGVIADFSVCEKMLQYFINKVHENSFLQPSPRVLICVPCKSTQVERRAIRESALGAGAREVFLIEEPMAAAIGAGLPVEEARGSMVVDIGGGTTEIALISLNGVVYAESVRVGGDRFDEAIVTYVRRNYGSLIGESTAERIKQEIGTAYPGGEVREVDVRGRNLAEGVPRAFTLNSNEVLEALQESLATIVQAVKSALEQSPPELASDIAERGLVLTGGGALLRDLDKLLAQETGLPVIVAEDPLTCVARGGGRALEMMDKHTMDLLSSE from the coding sequence ATGTTCAAGAAACTGCGTGGCATGTTTTCCAGCGATCTTTCCATCGACCTGGGCACTGCCAACACCCTTATTTACGTGCGTGAGCGCGGTATCGTCCTGAATGAGCCTTCGGTAGTGGCCATTCGGACCCACGGAAATCAGAAAAGTGTCGTTGCCGTCGGTACCGAGGCAAAGCGCATGCTGGGCCGTACACCGGGCAACATTGCAGCCATTCGTCCGATGAAGGACGGCGTGATCGCCGACTTCAGCGTCTGCGAAAAGATGCTCCAGTACTTCATCAACAAGGTTCACGAGAACAGCTTCCTGCAGCCAAGCCCGCGCGTGCTGATCTGTGTGCCTTGCAAGTCCACCCAGGTGGAACGTCGCGCCATCCGTGAATCGGCCCTGGGCGCCGGTGCCCGTGAAGTGTTCCTGATCGAAGAGCCCATGGCCGCCGCCATCGGTGCCGGCCTGCCGGTCGAGGAAGCCCGCGGTTCCATGGTCGTGGACATCGGTGGTGGTACCACCGAGATCGCCCTGATCTCCCTGAACGGTGTGGTGTACGCCGAATCCGTGCGTGTGGGCGGCGACCGCTTCGACGAAGCCATCGTGACCTACGTGCGCCGCAACTACGGCAGCCTGATCGGCGAGTCCACCGCCGAGCGCATCAAGCAGGAAATCGGCACCGCCTACCCAGGCGGCGAAGTGCGTGAAGTCGACGTGCGCGGCCGTAACCTGGCCGAAGGCGTGCCACGTGCCTTCACCCTGAACTCCAACGAAGTGCTGGAGGCTTTGCAGGAGTCGCTGGCGACCATCGTCCAGGCCGTGAAAAGTGCCCTGGAGCAGTCGCCGCCGGAACTGGCTTCCGACATCGCCGAGCGTGGCCTGGTGCTGACCGGTGGTGGCGCCCTGCTGCGTGACCTGGACAAGCTGCTGGCCCAGGAAACCGGCCTGCCGGTGATCGTCGCCGAAGACCCGCTGACCTGCGTGGCTCGCGGTGGCGGCCGTGCCCTGGAAATGATGGACAAGCACACCATGGACCTGCTCTCCAGCGAATAA
- the gatC gene encoding Asp-tRNA(Asn)/Glu-tRNA(Gln) amidotransferase subunit GatC, whose amino-acid sequence MALDRSDVEKIAHLARLGLTEADLPRTTDALNSILGLVDQMQAVDTSGIEPLAHPLEASQRLRADQVTESNHREAYQAIAPAVENGLYLVPKVID is encoded by the coding sequence ATGGCGCTTGATCGCTCCGACGTGGAAAAAATCGCTCATCTGGCCCGCCTGGGCCTGACTGAAGCCGATCTACCACGCACCACCGATGCACTCAACAGTATCCTGGGTCTGGTCGACCAGATGCAGGCGGTCGACACCAGCGGCATCGAGCCCCTGGCCCACCCGCTGGAAGCCAGTCAGCGCCTGCGCGCCGACCAGGTCACCGAAAGCAACCACCGCGAGGCCTACCAGGCCATCGCGCCCGCGGTCGAGAACGGCCTGTACCTGGTTCCGAAAGTCATCGACTAA
- the gatA gene encoding Asp-tRNA(Asn)/Glu-tRNA(Gln) amidotransferase subunit GatA has translation MHQMTLAEIARGLADKKFSSEELTRSLLARIAQLDPQLNSFITVTPELAIAQAQAADARRAAGETGALLGAPLAHKDLFCTQGVRTSCASRMLDNFTAPYDATVVSRLAEAGAVSLGKTNMDEFAMGSGNESSFYGAVKNPWNLAHVPGGSSGGSAAAVAARLLPVATGTDTGGSIRQPAAFTNLTGLKPTYGRVSRWGMIAYASSLDQAGAFARTAEDCALLLQGMAGFDPQDSTSIDEPVPDYSASLNGSLQGLRIGLPKEYFGAGLDPRIGDLIQQAVKELEKLGATVKEVSLPNMQHAIPAYYVIAPAEASSNLSRFDGVRFGYRCENPADLTDLYKRSRGEGFGSEVQRRIMVGAYALSAGYYDAYYLQAQKIRRLIKNDFMAAFHDVDVILGPTTPNPAWKIGAKNADPVAEYLEDVYTITANLAGLPGLSMPAGFVDGLPVGVQLLAPYFQEGRLLNVAHQYQQATDWHTRSPEGF, from the coding sequence ATGCATCAAATGACTCTGGCCGAGATCGCCCGCGGACTCGCCGACAAGAAGTTTTCTTCCGAAGAGCTGACCCGTTCCCTGCTGGCGCGCATCGCCCAGCTGGACCCCCAGCTCAACAGCTTCATCACCGTCACCCCGGAGCTGGCCATCGCCCAGGCCCAGGCCGCCGATGCCCGTCGCGCCGCCGGTGAAACCGGTGCCCTGCTGGGCGCGCCGCTGGCCCACAAGGACCTGTTCTGCACCCAGGGCGTGCGCACCAGCTGCGCCTCCAGGATGCTCGACAACTTCACCGCCCCCTACGACGCCACCGTGGTGTCGCGCCTGGCCGAGGCCGGTGCGGTCAGCCTGGGCAAGACCAACATGGACGAGTTCGCCATGGGCTCGGGCAACGAAAGCAGCTTCTACGGCGCGGTGAAGAACCCGTGGAACCTGGCCCACGTACCGGGTGGCTCGTCGGGTGGTTCGGCCGCCGCAGTGGCAGCTCGCCTGCTGCCAGTTGCGACAGGCACCGACACCGGCGGCTCTATCCGACAACCGGCAGCCTTTACCAACCTCACCGGCCTGAAACCGACGTACGGTCGCGTTTCACGCTGGGGCATGATCGCCTACGCCTCCAGCCTGGACCAGGCCGGTGCCTTCGCCCGCACGGCTGAAGACTGCGCACTGCTGCTGCAAGGCATGGCCGGCTTCGACCCACAGGACTCCACCAGCATCGACGAGCCCGTGCCGGACTACAGCGCCAGCCTGAATGGCTCGCTGCAAGGCCTGCGCATCGGCCTGCCGAAAGAGTACTTCGGCGCTGGCCTGGACCCGCGCATCGGTGACCTGATCCAGCAAGCGGTCAAGGAACTGGAAAAACTGGGCGCCACGGTCAAGGAAGTCAGCCTGCCGAACATGCAGCACGCCATTCCGGCGTACTACGTGATCGCCCCGGCCGAAGCGTCCTCCAACCTGTCGCGTTTCGATGGCGTGCGCTTCGGCTACCGCTGCGAGAACCCGGCCGACCTCACCGACCTGTACAAGCGCTCCCGTGGCGAAGGCTTCGGCAGTGAAGTGCAGCGCCGCATCATGGTCGGTGCCTACGCCCTGTCGGCCGGTTACTACGACGCCTACTACCTGCAGGCGCAGAAGATTCGCCGCCTGATCAAGAACGACTTCATGGCCGCGTTCCACGACGTCGACGTGATCCTGGGCCCGACCACGCCTAACCCGGCCTGGAAGATCGGTGCCAAGAACGCCGACCCGGTCGCCGAGTACCTGGAAGACGTGTACACCATCACCGCCAACCTGGCGGGCCTGCCGGGGCTGTCCATGCCGGCAGGGTTCGTAGACGGCTTGCCGGTGGGCGTGCAACTGCTGGCCCCGTACTTCCAGGAAGGCCGCCTGCTCAACGTCGCGCACCAGTATCAGCAGGCGACTGACTGGCACACCCGCTCGCCCGAAGGCTTCTAA